TACTTCGCACATAATTTTCCAACAGCTTCTAATTCAGCAGCAGTCCAAACTCGTCCTCCTGGATTATGAGGATTACATAAAATGAATAGACGGACGTTTTCATTCAGAATTTGTTTTTCCATATCATCTAAGTTCATGACAAAGTGCCCGTCACTCACTTCTAAAGCACTACGAACAAGCTTTCGATTATTTTGTTCAACGACTTTAGCGAATGGTGGATAAACAGGATCATGAATTAAAACTGCCTCACCAGGTTGAGTAAAAGCCTGAACAGCTAATGCTAAGCTTGGAACGACCCCGCTGTTAAAAAGAATCGCTTCTTTAGTGATCGAGTAATCATGGCGGCGCTGCTGCCAACTTTGAATTGCTTGATACAATGAATCTGGTGCTGGAGAATATCCTAGAATTCCTTGTTCTACTGTTTTCTTTAAGGCATCTAAAACAGGTTTGTTCGCTTTGAAATCCATATCAGCCACCCAAAGAGGAAGTAAGCCATCTTCTCCATAAGTATTCTTAATGGAATCCCATTTTGCACAATTTGTATTTCTACGATCATATACTTTATCAAACTCTACCATTCACTTCATCCTTTCACTTATCAATTATTTAGTCTATTACTTGAGTGATAACTCTAGTATAATAGACTTTTAAGAAAATATGAACAAAAAGAACGAATATTATATAGTAGAAAGAAATCTATGCACATTTTGACGGAACATGCTATTATTTTAAATGAGGGAAATATTTTAGTGTGAAAATTGAAAAGAGGCTAATAATTATGGACTATAAAATAGGCATGGTCGTTGATGGAACGATTACAGGATTACAGCCATACGGCGCGTTTGTTTCACTAAGCGAGACAGTTCAAGGACTGATTCATGTGTCAGAAGTGCAAGCAGGATATACAAAAAATATACACAATCTACTAGAAGTTGGGCAAAAAGTGAAGGTTCAAATCATTGACATCGATGAATATACAAAAAAAATCAGTCTATCTTTGAGAACGCTGGAGAGTCAAACACAGCAGCCAAACTACCGACGAAAAAAATACTTCACGAATAAAAACAAGAAAATTGGTTTTCAAACACTGGAAAAAGAGCTTCCTATTTGGCGAAATGAAGCGATGGAGAAACTGTTATCGAAATAATTCTGTTTTTTTTCAGAAAATATGGTACAATTTTCCTAGTTTATGAAAACAAAAATTAATTGAGGTGGATATTTTGTCTAACAAAAAAGTCGCTGGTACTATTATATTGCATTTAAATGATGGTTCTAAAAAATTTCTCGTTCATCCAGTTGATGGATCGATGCAGTTTGTTACAACAAAAGTTTCAGAAGAGATGACCGCTTTGGCTAGTATGTTGCAGATTCTCAAAGAAGAAGTTCTTTTAGATGTTACTTCAATTAATTTAGTCGAATTGACAAATGCCCATACTGAGGTTGAAAATATGCCTCTATTTGTATTTGAAATGAATGAAGATTCAGAAATACCAACAATCGGTAGTACGTATGTTTGGGAAAAACCGTCCGAATTAAAAAATTTACTCTCTTCTTTTGAAATTGAAGGAGTACCGATGTTTTAAAAATTAGATACATAAGGAATAAAGGAAGTAGCATGGATACTTCCTTTATTCAAAATTATGTAGACGGAGTGAACCAAATTCTGGTTTACCCGTCTTTTTTATTAAGTTATCTATTTATATAGTAGAAAGACATAAGGGGAAGAATAAAATGGAGCTCAGAAAAGCAACGTTTGAAGAAGGACAAACTGCGTTAGAAATACTAAAAGAAACTGCAGAATGGCTAAAGTCAATCGGTAGTGATCAATGGTCTGATGTGCTAAATGGAGAAGATAAGCATGGAATAATTGCTGCTGTCAAAAGAAATGAAGTGTTTTTCTTCTATAA
This sequence is a window from Enterococcus wangshanyuanii. Protein-coding genes within it:
- a CDS encoding CvfD/Ygs/GSP13 family RNA-binding post-transcriptional regulator; translated protein: MDYKIGMVVDGTITGLQPYGAFVSLSETVQGLIHVSEVQAGYTKNIHNLLEVGQKVKVQIIDIDEYTKKISLSLRTLESQTQQPNYRRKKYFTNKNKKIGFQTLEKELPIWRNEAMEKLLSK